CCAGATGCTGGCAGACTTGATAACGTCGGATGTGCGTCTGACGATTGAAAGCGCGACGCAAGCGGAAGTGTAAGCCAGGAAAGTCGCCGCCGGATGTCGCTTGCGCTTATCCGGCCTGTGGGATGAGATAACCTCGCAGGCCGGATAACATGCAGCCGCATCCGGCAGTTTTTAGATTCAGTGCAGGTAACTAAAAGCCAGCCCTAAAAACAGCACCAGCCCCACGTAGTTGTTGTTCATAAACGCTTTAAAACAGGCATCGCGTTCGCGTCCCGCAATCAAGATCTGTTGATAAACAAACAGCACGCCCGCCACCAGTACCGCAGCGTAATACGCCCAGCCCAGCCCGTTCAGCCAGCCAATAGACGCCATCAGTGCCAGCACGGCAACTTGCAAAATACCGATAATCAGCTTGTCGTAACGACCAAACAAAATCGCCGTCGATTTGATGCCAATCTTCACATCATCATCGCGATCAACCATGGCGTACTGGGTATCGTAAGCCACCGCCCACAGAATATTGGCGAAAAACATAGTCCAGCAGCTTAGCGGCACAGATTCACTGACGGCAGCAAACGCCATCGGAATTGACCAGCCAAATGCCGCGCCGAGCACCACCTGCGGCAGATGCGTGTAGCGCTTCATAAATGGATAAACCCACGCCAGCGCCAGCGCCGCCACCGACAGCAGGATGGTCATCATATTCAGCGTCAGCACCAGCGCAAAGGCCAGCAGCACCAGAACAACAAACAGCACCCGCGCTTCATTTTCCGTGACCGCGCCGCTGGGCAGCGGTCGGTTCGCCGTGCGTTTAACATGCCCGTCGAATTTGCGATCCGCGTAATCATTCACCACGCAGCCCGCCGCGCGCATCAGCCAGACGCCCGCAACAAACACCAGTAAAATCCACAGCGGCGGCACGCCAGGCGTTGCCACCCATAACGCCCACAGCGTTGGCCACAGCAGCAGCAACGCGCCAATCGGTTTGTCCGTACGCATAAGCCTGTGAAAGGCTAACAACTTAGTCTGCGTGAGACTCCACTCCATTCTATTTTCCTCTTAGTACAGCGGTGACGCAGGCAAAAACAGTTCTGTAAGCATCAAGGGTTTCCCCCCCAGACGCAGGCGGGAACGCCGTCCCCACAGCTGCTCATAACGGCCAATATCAATAAAATCACGCGTAAGCGTTGAAGAGGTAAAGAGATATCGCCCAAGCGGCGTATTGCCCAGCCGTTGCAACGCCATTTCCGGGCCGCTCAGGGTTGATTCCGGCACGACGGTGCGCCCGGCAAGCCAGGGGTCGCCATCTGCGCAAAGGATGATCTCCCGTAACCAGTAACGTGCCTCTTCCGGTAAATGCGCACGTTCAGGCGCAATCTCATCCGCCGTGACAAAGCCTTCCTGAATCAATGTGACGCTGACTTTTTTACCTTGCTGCTCAAAACGTTTGGTCATGGAATCTTCCAGCAACAGCCAGTCCAGCAGTTGCGGTTCCAGTTCGGGTATTGCGTCTACATAGCGCAGCGCACGCAATTGCGTAAGCGCAGGGTGTGACATGCCTTACTCTCCGGTACATAACGTAGCAATAGTGTATCGCAGAACAGGCAGGCTCGTGCGGGGAAACTTCAAACGGTTTTCATCAGCGCAACAGATGCGCAACAGCGCGCATCTGCGCCGGAAAAAGGGTGCGCCAGGCGACGCACCAGTTACTGCAAAATATCGGCAGTGCGGGGATGGGTTACCCCTTGCCTTTTACACTGCTGATAAAAGTGGCACGGGCGGTTTTCGACCCGAGGCGTTCAGCTTCATTCAATAATTTCAGTGCCTTATCAATATCGCCTTTGGCAGCAGCCTGTTTGATGGCCTGATTGAAATAACTCTCCGTATCATTCAGCATTGGCTCGCTTTTCGCGGCTGGCGCAGGCGCAGCAGCCGGAGCCGCTACCAGCGCAGGTTGTGCACTGTAGACCGGCGCTGCAGTGTTACCCACGGTGACCGGGCTTGGGCCGGAAGAGCCAAACAGCGGGCCGACCAGCACGCTGGAACCGCTGCTGTTTTTCACTTTCAGCGTCAGTTTCCCGTCAGTGCCGTGCTTCGCGATCGGATCAGGAATATCCGGTACCGCATTGCCGGTGCCTTTGGCATAGGCTTTTGCCGGATCGATTAATTTTGTGGTGCGTTGTAAGTCGTTGTTTGTAGTAAAGACCAGCACATAGATTTTTTGTTGTCCCAGCGCCGGCGTTAGGCGCATCACCCCTTCCAGGCGATCGGCGCTCATCACACCGGGTTCCTGGTAGGTAAAGTATTCGCTGGGGAAATAGGCTGAAGGCGTCATGTTCTGATCAAGAATCAGCACGTTCGGCGCAAATACGCTGGTTTGCTTATCCACTTCGCTGGTTAACGTCAGCGTCAATTCGCCGATATTCGCCGGTACGCTCCACGCCGCAACCGGGCCGCTAATACCTGGCACATCGAGGCGTTGACCGCCGGTTGACAGTTGCGTGGACTGTGTTTTCGATTGATCGACCGGCGTCCAGGTCAGTTGCTGTAATGCCGATGCCGGAATTGACGGCGCGGCAGTGGTGTTTTGCGGGACAAAATTGACATCAGCGAAGCTAACCCCGGGAGCGCCCGCCAGTAAACCGGCGGTCAGGCACAGGGCGACGAGACTTTTTTTCATTTTCATTGTTATCACCTTTTCTGCACGGGAACAGCGAACGCCAGGCAATAGCGCGCTGACCCAAGGGTTGAGGGGCTTGCGCCCCTCTTTTGGTCATTACGTCAGGTTAAGCGTGGATTACCACCAGATTTCCATCTGTGCGCCGAAGCTCCACTCATCGTTGTCGCCACGGCTGGTGGTGGTGAAACCAGAGTCGTTCGAAGCAGCGAAGCGCGTTACAGAATCACCGTTTTTGATGTAGCCCCATTTTTCATCCCATTTCGCATAGGTAGCGAAAATACGGATTGCCGGACGAGACCAGATGCTGTCGCCTGCCTGCCATTGCTGTGCAAGGGTGATTTTGTACTGGCCGTTTCTGTCGCCAGTCTGCTGGGATTTCACGTTGTCGTAGCCCACTTCCAGCAGGGTGCTCATGATTGGCGTCCATTTGTACATTGGACGAACGCCCACGGTCCACCAGTCGGTGCCGAGTTTAGAATCGAGATCCTGTTTCTGGTACATACCGACATACATCAGGTCCCATTTATCACTCAGCGTGATTGCACCGTGATCCAGCACGCGCCACAATTTGCCGTCGTTGTTACCACCGACGAAATCGTCAAAGCTGCCGGATTGGTAAGTCCCTTGCGGAACACCTTTACCCTGCGTGGTCATGGCATCGGTCGCGTACTGCAGAACAAACTTGTTGTAGCCTTTCAGCATGCTCTGAGTATGTTCAGCAGTGAACATCCAGCCATCTTTCGAATTGTCGCTGTTCACATAGCGATAATTGTCGGTTTTGTTTGAACGACCGTAATCGAAGCCCAGTTCCAGCATGCCGTCCGGGTTAGTCTGCAGACCAGCTAAACGCACGTCGAAGACATCGTTAGCGGTATCTTTAACCACGTCATAAACACCCGGGCTGCTGAAGGTGACAGAACCGCCCGCTTCAGAAGAACGGGTTGCTGCCAGAGAGAGTTTACCGAAGCCAAGATCGATGTTTTCCAGACCTGCGCCCGGGCCGGAGATATCCCAGTAGTAGAAGTCGATCATGTGCACATCATGACGCTGGTAGAAGCGTTTACCGGCCCAAATGGTGGCGCCTGGCAGCGCGTCGATCAGGTTTTTACCCTGCACGTTCGCTTCACGGAAGGCCGGGCTGGTGGCTTCCCAGTCATTTTGCTGTGATACGGAGTAAGCCACGTTCGTGTCGAAGTAGAAGCTCTTATCGCCCTCTTTCCACACTTCCTGGCCGAGTTTTAATTCTGCGTAGGTTTCACATTCGTTACCGAGACGGTATTTAGCACCTGCACCGGTCGCCTGGAAGCATTTTTGCTCGCCGCCGCTGCCGGTCCAGCCGATGCCGGAACGCGCGTAACCTTTGAAGTCGACGGCGCCCGCCTGCGCAGACAAAATGCCTGCGGTAATGGCGAGAGCCAGGGGTAGTTTGCGCAGAGTAATCATCATTCTATCTCCTGAGATCATTGCTTTTCTGTTTACACCTGGCCCTGAAAGGGTTGGTGTAAGTTTTTTTTGGGGTACGCTCAAACGCCTGGCTCTTTGTGTAACCGGCGGCAGGCGGTGCCATCTTCACGGAACAGATGGCAGCGCTCCGGCGGCAAGCCGATAGCGAATGTGGCACCCTCTTCTACCAGCACGACGTCAGCCTGGCGGTAGACCAGGTTCTGGCGTATTGCGGGGATCTGGATATGAATTTGTGTTTCGTGACCAAGCTGTTCTACGACCTGCACTTCCCCTTCCAGCGTGACATCGGCGATGTCGCTTGGAAGCAGATGCTCCGGGCGAATGCCCAAAGACATATTCGCGCCGACCTGCACATTGGCGCTGTCCACCGGCAGCCAAACCTGCTGGCGGTTAGGCAGCTCAACCTGCACCTGTTCAATGGCGGTGGCCGTCACTGTTACCGGCAGGAAATTCATCTTCGGCGAGCCAATAAAGCCCGCAACAAAGCGGTCAGCCGGGTAGTGATAGAGTTCCAGCGGTTTCCCGACCTGCGCCACGCGACCGGCGTCCAGCACCACAATCTTGTCGGCCAGCGTCATCGCTTCGACCTGATCGTGGGTGACGTAAATCATCGTGCGGCCAAGGCGTTTATGCAGACGGGAGATCTCAATACGCATCTGCACGCGCAGCGCGGCATCAAGGTTGGAAAGGGGTTCATCAAGTAAGAAGACGCTGGGTTCAGCCACCAGCGTGCGACCAATCGCCACGCGCTGGCGCTGGCCGCCAGAGAGCGCTTTCGGTTTGCGTTCCAGCAAGTGCGCCAGTTGCAACACCTCCGCCACCTGAGTGACGCGCGATTTAATGATCTCTTTTTTCGCACCCGCTAACTTCAGGCCGAAAGACATGTTTTCCGCTACCGACAGGTGCGGATAAAGCGCGTAGGACTGAAATACCATCCCGACGCCACGTTCGGCGGGGGGAACATCATTCATGCGGGTATCACCGATAAACAACTCCCCGCTGGTAATGGTTTCCAGCCCGGCAATCATGCGCAGCAGCGTCGATTTACCACAGCCTGACGGGCCGACAAACACCACAAATTCACCTTCGTGAATGTCGAGATTGATCTCTTTAGAGACCACTACATCGCCCCAGGCTTTCGTTACGTTACGAAGCTGTACGCTCGCCATGCCCTTCTCCCTTCGTTACAACCTGTCACCAACAGAAACATTCAACGTGGGCTGACTATGGGGCATCGATACAGCGGGCGAATCCTCCACCCCTGCGGTTTTTTATGGGGGAGGAGGCGGGAGGATGAGAAGGTTTGCTCTGCACCCCATATCGCCAGGTGACAGGCATTTTCGTGATGGAACCTGCAAAAATCGGCTCTTTTTTATGTGCGCTGACACACATAACGAAAATCTATGTAACACAGATCACACAAATCGCCCCAGGGGCGTAGGGATAAGGAGGATGAGAAGTACTTGTCAAAAAAGGAGACTAATCCCGTCAGACCACCTTGCACGTATCCACGAGCACATCACCAAATAGGACGGGATATATGAAAATCAAAACAGGCGCACGCATCCTCGCATTGTCCGCACTGGCGACGATGATGTTCTCCGCCTCTGCCCTCGCCAAAATCGAAGAAGGTAAGCTGGTTATCTGGATCAATGGCGATAAAGGCTATAACGGCCTTGCCGAAGTGGGTAAGAAATTCGAGAAAGATACCGGCATTAAAGTGACGGTTGAACATCCGGACAAACTGGAAGAGAAATTCCCGCAGGTTGCTGCGACCGGCGATGGCCCGGACATTATCTTCTGGGCGCACGACCGCTTTGGCGGCTACGCGCAATCTGGCCTGCTGGCAGAAGTCACCCCGGACAAAGCTTTCCAGGACAAGCTGTTCCCCTTCACCTGGGATGCGGTGCGCTACAACGGCAAGTTAATCGCTTACCCGATTGCTGTCGAATCGCTGTCGCTGATTTATAACAAAGACCTCGTACCGAACCCGCCGAAAACCTGGGAAGAGATCCCGGCGCTGGATAAACAGCTGAAAGCGAAAGGTAAGAGCGCGCTGATGTTTAACCTGCAAGAACCGTACTTCACCTGGCCGCTGATTGCTGCCGATGGCGGTTACGCGTTCAAGTATGAAAACGGCAAATACGATGTGAAAGATGTCGGCGTTGACAATGCAGGCGCGAAAGCGGGCCTCAGCTTCCTCGTCAAGCTGATTAAAGATAAACACATGAATGCCGACACGGATTATTCCATCGCTGAAGCGGCGTTCAACAAAGGCGAAACCGCGCTGACCATCAATGGTCCGTGGGCATGGGCCAACATTGATAAGAGCAAGATCAATTACGGCGTCGCACCGCTGCCCACCTTCCACGGTAAGCCATCCAAACCGTTCGTTGGCGTGCTGAGCGCAGGCATTAACGCCGCCAGCCCGAACAAAGAGCTGGCGAAAGAGTTCCTGGAAAACTACCTGTTGACCGATGCCGGTCTGGCGGATGTTAACAAGGACAAACCGCTGGGCGCCGTAGCGCTGAAATCGTACCAGGATGAGTTAGCGAAAGATCCGCGCATTGCCGCCACTATGGCTAACGCAAAAACCGGTGAAATTATGCCGAACATCCCGCAGATGGCCGCCTTCTGGTATGCAACCCGCACCGCTGTTATCAATGCCGTGAGCGATCGTCAAACTGTGGATGCTGCACTGAAAGACGCGCAAGGCCGTATTACCAAGTAAAAATGTGAATGCCTTATCCCCGGAAAAGGATAAGGCAACCTGGACAGTTGTATACACGGCATGATTCACGCAGATCGCGGCGGCAAAGTTGTGTATCCCCAGCGCTTACCAACGTAAGTGGCTGGGGCACCCAACCCTGGCCAACAAAGAGACAGCGTGAAAAGTGCCGCGTAGAGAGGAAATCCCCATGGATGTTGTAAAGAAGCGCCATTGGTGGCAAAGCCCACAGCTTGCCTGGACCGTCATTACTCTGATCGGGCTGCTGGTGGCATACCTTGTCGTTATGATGTATGCCCAGGGGGAATACCTTTTCGCCATTACCACGCTCGTGCTCAGTTCGGCGGGCCTGTATATTTTCGCCAACCGTAAAACCTACGCCTGGCGCTATGTTTATCCGGGCATGGCCGGGATGGGGCTGTTCGTCCTGTTCCCACTGATCTGTACGATCGCCATCGCCTTTACCAACTACAGCAGTACCAACCAGTTAACGCAGGAACGCGCGCAGCAGGTGCTGCTCGATCGCTCCTTCCAGGCGGGAAAAGCCTACAATTTTGGTCTTTATCCGGAAGGGGATGAATGGCGGCTGGCGCTCACCGATGGCGACAGCGGCAAAAATTATCTCTCCGACGCCTTTAAACCTGGTGGTGAACAGCAACTGGCTCTGAAAGAGGTGCCAGCGCTGCCGACCGGTGAGCGCGCGAATTTGCGTGTCATTACGCAAAATCGCCAGGCGCTGAACCAGCTTACCGCCATCCTGCCGGACGAAAGCAAAGTGATTATGAGCTCGCTGCGCCAGTTTTCCGGCACGCGCCCGCTCTACCAGCTCGCGCAGGACGGTACGCTGACCAACAACCAGAGCGGCGCTAAATACCGGCCAAATAACCACATCGGTTTCTACCAGGCGGTTAATGCTGACGGTAGCTGGGGCAGCGAAAAACTCAGCCCTGGTTATACGGTGACCATCGGCTGGGATAACTTCACTCGCGTCTTTACCGATGAAGGTATCCAGAAACCGTTTATCGAGATCTTTATCTGGACGGTGATCTTCTCCGTGCTGACCGTCGTACTGACCGTCGCTGTCGGTATGGTGCTGGCCTGCGTCGTGCAGTGGGAGTCGCTGAAAGGCAAAGCGATTTACCGCGTGCTGCTGATTCTGCCTTACGCGGTGCCATCGTTTATCTCGATCCTGATCTTTAAAGGGCTGTTTAACCAGAGCTTCGGTGAGATCAACATGATGCTGAGCGCGCTGTTCGGCATTAAACCAGCCTGGTTCAGCGATCCGACCACCGCCCGCGCGATGATCGTGATCGTTAACACCTGGCTTGGCTATCCCTACATGATGATCCTTTGCATGGGTCTGCTGAAAGCGATCCCGGACGATCTGTATGAAGCCTCGGCAATGGATGGCGCCGGGCCGTTGCAGAACTTTTTCCGCATCACTTTCCCGCTGCTGATCAAGCCGCTGACGCCGCTGATGATCGCCAGCTTTGCCTTTAACTTTAACAACTTCGTGCTGATCCAGTTGTTGACCAACGGCGGGCCGGACCGCATCGGCACCACCACTCCGGCGGGTTATACCGACCTGCTGGTGAGCTACACCTACCGCATCGCCTTTGAAGGTGGCGGCGGTCAGGACTTTGGGCTTGCCGCCGCTATCGCCACGCTGATTTTCCTGCTGGTAGGCGCGCTGGCTATCGTCAACCTGAAAGCCACGCGCATGAAATTCGATTAAGGAGGACGATATGGCTATGGTGCAGGCAAAATCGCAGAAGCTGCGGCTGTTTATCACCCATGTGTTACTGCTGGTGTTTATTGCCGCCATCATGTTCCCGCTGCTGATGGTGGTCGCCATTTCGCTGCGTGAAGGTAACTTCGCTACCGGCAGCCTGATCCCGGATAACATCTCCTGGGAGCACTGGCGGCTGGCGCTCGGCTTTAGCGTCGAGCACGCCGACGGTCGCGTTACGCCGCCGCCGTTCCCAGTGCTGCTGTGGCTGTGGAACTCGGTGAAAATCGCCGCCATTACTGCCGTGGGCATTGTCGCGCTCTCCACTACCTGCGCATACGCGTTCGCCCGTATGCGTTTTCCCGGCAAAGCGACACTGCTAAAAGGGATGCTGATTTTCCAGATGTTCCCGGCGGTGTTGTCGCTGGTGGCGCTGTATGCGTTGTTTGATCGTCTGGGACAGTACGTGCCGTTTATCGGCCTGAATACGCACGGTGGAGTGATCTTTGCTTATCTTGGCGGGATTGCGCTGCATGTGTGGACGATCAAGGGCTATTTCGAAACTATCGACAGCTCGCTGGAAGAAGCCGCTGCGCTGGATGGCGCTACGCCGTGGCAGGCGTTTCGCCTGGTGCTGCTGCCGCTGTCGGTGCCGATCCTGGCGGTGGTGTTTATTCTGTCGTTTATCGCGGCCATCACCGAAGTTCCGGTGGCCTCGCTGCTGCTGCGCGATGTCAACAGCTACACGCTGGCGGTCGGCATGCAGCAATACCTCAACCCGCAAAACTATCTGTGGGGCGATTTTGCCGCTGCGGCGGTGCTCTCCGCCATTCCGATTACGCTGGTGTTCCTGCTGGCGCAGCGCTGGCTGGTCAACGGCCTGACCGCAGGCGGAGTAAAAGGTTAACTTTCATCGTTGTTATCACGCCCTAAGTATTTCGGGTTAGAGCAAGGCGGCGACTGCACGAATCCCCTGGAGCTTACTGAAGTAAGTGACTGGGGTGAGTAAAGGAAGCCAACACAGCTATCACCCGAAAGATGACAGGCGTTGCCACTGCACCCTCAACTTAACTTGTGAAGTCGTTGGCGGCCCAAAAGGCCGCCTTTTTTTATTCACGCTTTAGCCGTTTGGAGTTACATAACCACAGGGTGATCACCAGCAGCAGGATCGCCGCAGAGTAGATCAGCACATCCATCGGCGACTGATGATCGACGATGATCAACCGCACGATCGCGGTGATGCCGATATAGATAAAGTAGCGCAGCGGAAAATGGAAACCGGACTGAAAGTACTTCACAATCAGTGCGATAAATTCGAAGTAAAGGAAGTAGACCACCAGCCCTTCCACCAGCTCATACTTGCTGGTCTGTACCGGCGAAAACAGTACATCCGCCAGATGCAGCGTCTCTTTGCCCAGAAAAACAATCAGGATCAGCCCCAGGCTCAGCAGACCCAGGTTCAGCACGGTCTGCAAAATAGCAGAAACAAACTCAGCGCGTGGACGAGTTAGCGACGTCATAACAGCACCTCATTTTATGTGGGGAATTCCCTGTATAACGTAAAAATGTGATCTGGATCTACATTATTTACTTATCTTTTGTGACAGCACGTGGTCACATGTCTGGCTAGCCGTTTTTATGTAAGAGGAAAAAAGAGCATGCTTACCCTGCGTAAAGCATCCGTGGACGACGCGGCGTTAATCAGCGAAATGGGCGTTGCCAGCTACATGCACCACTTTGCTCATCTGTGGCGTGAGCAGAGCGAATTACAGGATTTTCTCCGGCAAGAGTATGCCGTGCCGGTGCTGCAACAGAGCTTACAGGATGAAAAAAGTTGCTGGTTCATCGCCAGCGATCCCTCGCCGGTTGGCTTTGCCAAAGTCTCCTGGCATCGCGCAGTCGATGACCATGGCCCTGTGGGAACGCTGCTGCATAAGCTCTATTTTCTGCCGGGAAAAACCGGCCGTGGCTACGGCGAAACGCTGCTGACGGAGATCGCGCGTATGGCGAAAAGCCGTGGCGAAACCGCGCTCTGGCTGGAGGTTCTCGATGCGAATCCCAACGCCCAGCGCTTTTATCTCCGCCAGGGATTCACGCACCTGAAAGAGACCTTGTTTAGTACCCCTTCTCAGCAAAGTACGCTGCATATTCTTTGTAAACCGCTCTAAAGGAGTCAGCATGCCTGTCGCTACCGTGCGCCAGTCCGCCATCCGCAACGTAACCTGCGGCGAAAACGTGGTGATTTATGAACCCGCCAATTTGTATGACTGCATTCTCGGCGACAATGTGTTTGTCGGCCCGTTTGTGGAAATACAGGGACATACGCGAATTGGCCAGGGGAGCAAAATTGAGTCGCACAGCTTCATCTGCGAATACGTGACTCTCGGCGAGCGCTGCTTTATCGGCCACGGCGTGATGTTCGCGAACGATATGTTCCGCGACGGCAAGCCCAATCCCGATCGCGAAAGCTGGGGGCGCATTGTGATTGGCAATGATGTTTCTGTCGGTAGCGGCGCCACGATCCTGGCCGTCACCATTTGCGATGGTTGCGTTATCGGCGCGGGCAGCGTGGTGACAAAATCATTGCATGAGAAAGGGGTTTATGCGGGAAATCCGGCGCGGTTGCTGCGGCGGCTGTGAGAAGCCCCCTCTCCGGCGGAGAGGGGGGTGGAGGGTTACTGGAAGTTGATCGTCTTATCGTTGGTCATATCATAAAGCTCAAACTTACGGCCCAGTTTCTGGCCGCCATCACGCGTCAACGGCGTCCAGCCAACGGCAGCGCGGCTGCGGGTCGGGCCGGTCGTGAACAGATCCAATGGAACAGAGATATACACCCCTTTGGTGAATTCCCCTTCCCCATACTGCGCCGCCGAAACGTTGGTCTTCGTGGCATACGCGCCAATGACCACGCCGCTATCAAAGTGTTTCGAGACATCCAGCGTAACGCCTTTATCCCCTGCCAGATACTGCCCGGCGCTCGCTTTAATCAGCACATTGTCGGCGAACCACGGCGTCCAGTACGCGGTGAAGTGGCCGGTTTTCACGCTGTAATCGGTGAACTTCATCATGTCCTGCGGGCTGCGCCAGTCGCGCTGTTTCACGTAGTTGCCATCAATACCGAACGCCCAGTGACTATCGACCGGACGCCACAGCAATTCAGCCCCCGCGCCGCCAAACATGGTTTCCAGATAACCGGCATACACCTGACCATAGAAATTATTCCCCAGGTAGTGCATGTAGTTCGCTTGCATGTTGTTGACGTAGTAGTCATTTTGCACATATTCACGCACGCGGGTACGCACGCGCGGTAATGCCGAATCGCTGGAGGTATAGCTGAATTTATCGTAGTTGTTAGCCACGTTGGCGAACAGGCTGCCAGTGGTCAGTAAATGATCGGTCCACCACCAGTCGGCGGTTGCCATCACGCCAACCTGGTACATGTAGAAGCTTTCCGGGCCGCCGAACGACTGGTTCAACACCGGATCGATATGGAAATCGAACGACGATTTATCGATATACCAGCCCTGCTCTGTGCTGTCCGGCACAATCGGCGTAACCCGTTTCTGCACCAGTTCTGTATCCTGCCCCAGCGGTTCCCCTTCCAGATGGCGCTTCAGGCTGGCGACATCCGTTTCAGTGGTGACGATCGGCATATTAAGGCTATTTTCCGTCACGCGAATCGTGCGAATGCCATCCGGCAAGTCATTCATGATGATACGGTTTGCCCGCTCAATCCCTTCCTGGGTGTTACGGTATTTCACCTGCTGACCGGTCACATAGAGCGTATCGCCTTTCACCTGGATCTGCGGGTCGGCAAAACCGGCGTTATATTTCAACAGAGTAAGCTGATTAGCCACCACCGCATGTTGCAGGATCGCGTCCTGCGGCTGCGGTTGATACTTCGGCCGCGGCGCATCGCTGTAAGCGGGACGTAAATCGTTGAAATTATTGCGCAGGGTAAAACCAAACATCCAGGTGTTGCCGCGCTCATAGCTCAGGTTGATGTCGGCCCAGTCGGTAATGCGGTAAATCGCGCCAACGTTCACTTTGCTGCGCTGCGGCAGTTTCCCGGCATAATCCTGCTGATAGTTGTTACCTTCATACTCCAGTTTTAAACGCAGCGGGTTCCAGGGGGTCTGATATTCAACCCCACCAAACAGAGCCGTCGGGCCGCGGAACATCTGGCTGGTATCGGTGGAGCCCGCCTGTTTGTAGCTGGTGTCGCGCGTACAGTATTTCTCGTCATAAGAGCAGAGCGGGTTTTTGATATTGCCGCTGGTGCCGAGATAGCCCCAGCCAATACCGAGGGAGAAATCGAACGGCCCCCAGGCTTTGTTGGCGACCAGATATTCGCCGTCAAACAGCCCTGTACCGCCGATATCCCGCGCGCCGAGGGAGACTTCCGGTAGCCAGTAGCCTTCCTGCCACAGGCGCAGTTTCACATCGAAGGCTTTATCTTTGTAGGTCTGATTGCCGGAGAAGGCTTCCACCGAGCTATATTTGCGTGTGCGCACGTCGGTATAACGTAGCGTCGTTTCCAGCCACGGGAAAAGCTGTATCGAGCCAGAATAGAAACGGTACTGATTGTTATCGCGGTAGTTAAAACTCAGTTCGCCTTCGCGCGACATGCGTGCGGTCGGTGTTTGC
The Kosakonia oryzae genome window above contains:
- the malM gene encoding maltose operon protein MalM; this encodes MKMKKSLVALCLTAGLLAGAPGVSFADVNFVPQNTTAAPSIPASALQQLTWTPVDQSKTQSTQLSTGGQRLDVPGISGPVAAWSVPANIGELTLTLTSEVDKQTSVFAPNVLILDQNMTPSAYFPSEYFTYQEPGVMSADRLEGVMRLTPALGQQKIYVLVFTTNNDLQRTTKLIDPAKAYAKGTGNAVPDIPDPIAKHGTDGKLTLKVKNSSGSSVLVGPLFGSSGPSPVTVGNTAAPVYSAQPALVAAPAAAPAPAAKSEPMLNDTESYFNQAIKQAAAKGDIDKALKLLNEAERLGSKTARATFISSVKGKG
- the malK gene encoding maltose/maltodextrin ABC transporter ATP-binding protein MalK; translation: MASVQLRNVTKAWGDVVVSKEINLDIHEGEFVVFVGPSGCGKSTLLRMIAGLETITSGELFIGDTRMNDVPPAERGVGMVFQSYALYPHLSVAENMSFGLKLAGAKKEIIKSRVTQVAEVLQLAHLLERKPKALSGGQRQRVAIGRTLVAEPSVFLLDEPLSNLDAALRVQMRIEISRLHKRLGRTMIYVTHDQVEAMTLADKIVVLDAGRVAQVGKPLELYHYPADRFVAGFIGSPKMNFLPVTVTATAIEQVQVELPNRQQVWLPVDSANVQVGANMSLGIRPEHLLPSDIADVTLEGEVQVVEQLGHETQIHIQIPAIRQNLVYRQADVVLVEEGATFAIGLPPERCHLFREDGTACRRLHKEPGV
- a CDS encoding maltoporin, with protein sequence MMITLRKLPLALAITAGILSAQAGAVDFKGYARSGIGWTGSGGEQKCFQATGAGAKYRLGNECETYAELKLGQEVWKEGDKSFYFDTNVAYSVSQQNDWEATSPAFREANVQGKNLIDALPGATIWAGKRFYQRHDVHMIDFYYWDISGPGAGLENIDLGFGKLSLAATRSSEAGGSVTFSSPGVYDVVKDTANDVFDVRLAGLQTNPDGMLELGFDYGRSNKTDNYRYVNSDNSKDGWMFTAEHTQSMLKGYNKFVLQYATDAMTTQGKGVPQGTYQSGSFDDFVGGNNDGKLWRVLDHGAITLSDKWDLMYVGMYQKQDLDSKLGTDWWTVGVRPMYKWTPIMSTLLEVGYDNVKSQQTGDRNGQYKITLAQQWQAGDSIWSRPAIRIFATYAKWDEKWGYIKNGDSVTRFAASNDSGFTTTSRGDNDEWSFGAQMEIWW
- the ubiA gene encoding 4-hydroxybenzoate octaprenyltransferase, translating into MEWSLTQTKLLAFHRLMRTDKPIGALLLLWPTLWALWVATPGVPPLWILLVFVAGVWLMRAAGCVVNDYADRKFDGHVKRTANRPLPSGAVTENEARVLFVVLVLLAFALVLTLNMMTILLSVAALALAWVYPFMKRYTHLPQVVLGAAFGWSIPMAFAAVSESVPLSCWTMFFANILWAVAYDTQYAMVDRDDDVKIGIKSTAILFGRYDKLIIGILQVAVLALMASIGWLNGLGWAYYAAVLVAGVLFVYQQILIAGRERDACFKAFMNNNYVGLVLFLGLAFSYLH
- the malE gene encoding maltose/maltodextrin ABC transporter substrate-binding protein MalE, with the translated sequence MKIKTGARILALSALATMMFSASALAKIEEGKLVIWINGDKGYNGLAEVGKKFEKDTGIKVTVEHPDKLEEKFPQVAATGDGPDIIFWAHDRFGGYAQSGLLAEVTPDKAFQDKLFPFTWDAVRYNGKLIAYPIAVESLSLIYNKDLVPNPPKTWEEIPALDKQLKAKGKSALMFNLQEPYFTWPLIAADGGYAFKYENGKYDVKDVGVDNAGAKAGLSFLVKLIKDKHMNADTDYSIAEAAFNKGETALTINGPWAWANIDKSKINYGVAPLPTFHGKPSKPFVGVLSAGINAASPNKELAKEFLENYLLTDAGLADVNKDKPLGAVALKSYQDELAKDPRIAATMANAKTGEIMPNIPQMAAFWYATRTAVINAVSDRQTVDAALKDAQGRITK
- the ubiC gene encoding chorismate lyase; translation: MSHPALTQLRALRYVDAIPELEPQLLDWLLLEDSMTKRFEQQGKKVSVTLIQEGFVTADEIAPERAHLPEEARYWLREIILCADGDPWLAGRTVVPESTLSGPEMALQRLGNTPLGRYLFTSSTLTRDFIDIGRYEQLWGRRSRLRLGGKPLMLTELFLPASPLY